The Mus pahari chromosome 5, PAHARI_EIJ_v1.1, whole genome shotgun sequence genomic sequence CAGCCCAACCAGTCTTCCAAAATTCTACCCTGATGCATTAAAACCTGCAACTGTGCAAGGAAACGCCCTGCAATATATGCAATATATCTTGTAAAAAGTTGCCTATTGTAGTGTACAAGTACACACACTGCTTATACAGAATATCACCCCTCTTTCAATgctaaaaaaaattctcccactAGCAGCTTTGTTTAGCACAAACACtcaaaactttattaaaaaacagttttcaaaagtaGCTTCATAAAACTAGACACCAGCAAACCTTGGTCGAGGGGTGGAAAATAAATCGTATATCTTTAACCCGCAGAAGTTAAAGCCTCTTTTTTTTGTTAGCTAAcaatggaaacttttttttttaagtgtttcccTCCCTCGGTTTGccaagcaatagaaaaaaaaaaaaagaagaaaagaaaaacttgttcCGCTGAGTTCAACCCCAGACAGGCTCACAacttccttcctgctttcctcccccaagcccccgcctctctgcctcctcccccaacccccaactttttttttttttttttttttttttttttaaatcttacattgaacaaacacagaagtagCCGGGAGCAGACGCTGACAGCGGTAGTGTCTCCAACCAAGCACAGAGTAGCAGAGCAGCGCAGGGTCGGCCTGGCGGTGTCCCCTCCGGGATCGCCTAGTCCCTGCGCCGGTACATTCAGCCTCGTTGCACCCcactttttctgtcttccataaGTTGTTGCGGAAACCCTTTGGGGGCTGTTtggttgtttgtctttttgttttgttttgtttttaaactttaagtCACCTGGTCTGTACGAGCCCGGAGTCCCCGGGGCATGTCGCCTGCACGGGACCTGGGAGTTTGAGCAAATTGCAGGTAAGCGTGGCGGCTCCTTCCTGGCCCTTGTCTCTGAACCCTCTTTCCGCTCCATCTGTGCTGGGGTTCCTCTGGGTGTTCCGAGGTCCGAGCACAGCACAGAGGGGAGGGTTAGAACGGTGGAGAAGGGAGGCTGATTTGGGACGGTAGCGTGGCGTGGCCTTGGGGGCATAGGAGGCGATTCTACTTTCCCACCGCCTTCCGGACCGCTGCGCCGCGGCCACCTCCCCGGCGTGCTGCGGGCGTCTGGGGCTCGGCTTGCCCGGCGGCTCCGCTGGCGCCAGGCGAGGCTGCCCGGGATGCGCGAGGCCCTGCCCTCGGCCGGCCGCACTGCTCCGGGGCTTAGCATGCCGGACTCCGGAAAGCTGCAAATTCTCAGGCCTGCACAATTAGAAGGCCTCCGGGCTGCAACTGTGCAAGCAAGCCCAGAGTTCCTCCGAGGGGTGTGGGTCCCAGAGGGGGCAGCCGGGTCCTCGCTAACAGGATGCGCGCAGGGCATGAGGACATGCACTcccctcccaaacacacacacacacacacacacacacacacacacacacacacacacacactcgctgCAGGGTCTGAGGGGACAGTAGGGAGCCACCAGGATTGAATCCAGTGCTGGATACTGCAGAGTTTCCTCTCTAGCGCGCACGCGTGCCCACATTCACAAAACACACTTGtttggagagagacagacatcaAGGATAGTGCTGAAAAGTGCCTGGgccgccccccccaccccaccccctcgcGCTCTTCCCGGCCTTTCATAGGCCGAGAGGCATAGCCCCAGTCcaggatcagaaaaaaaaaaaaaaaaaaaaaaataaaaaaaagaaaaaaaaaggcggGCACACAAGTCCCCTTCCAGGTCTGGGCTCCAGCAGCGGTTTGGGGAAGGCAGGTCCGGGTCAGGTTCCCTGTGACTTGGTCTCTGATGTCCTGAGAGGGTGGAGCAGGGTTGCCTGTCATCCTCGACAGCCGGTGTTTGCTCTGGCCAAGGGATCCTGGCCAGTCTCGCGGAGGGAACCAGCGAGTTGCACCTCCTCCCTCGGCCATCCGCGTGGCTACCTAGGCTAATTTCAGAATTTGGGATTCTAGGTGTTCTTGGAGCTTATCACAAGTTGGGGGAGGTGGACCACGGCCGGAAAAATACCAACAGAGGCCATATCGAGGCGGCCCAGCATGCCTCCTCACTGAGCATCACAACCCCTGTAGGCTAGACATCCAGGGGCACCCCGTCCCCAGCAGATTGGGGTCCCGGGGCTCCCTTTGCTCTCTGCGGGTGggctctctccaccccacccccttgatGCCTTCGGAAATTCTGACTTTTCTCCTTGTGTCTCCACAGCAGCGAAATCGTTTATGGAGCTTGGGGCGGGGGCCGAGTCCGCGATCTTGCCCCGTGCCCGCCGCCTAGGCCATGCTGCTCCATCGGCGCGCGGAGCTGCGGCCGCCGGGCCTCCGGGACTAAGCCAGGAGCCGCGGGAGGAGGAGGCGCCGGCGGTGGAGCGGGACGGAGAGCCGCGGCGGCGGGCGGACCCAGTACTATGGCTGTGTACTGCTATGCCCTCAATAGCCTGGTGATCATGAACAGCACCAACGAGCTCAAGAGTGGCGGCCCCCGGCCCAGCGGCAGCGAGACGCCCCAGCCCTCTGGGAGGGCCGCGCTGAGCCCCGGCAGCGTCTTCAGCCCTGGGAGAGGcgcttcctttctcttccccccagCAGAGTCGCTGTCGCTGTCGGAGCCCGGGAGCCCAGGGGGCTGGCGCAGCGGCCGGCGCAGGCTGAATAGTAGCAGCGGTAGCggaggtggcagcagcagcagcaacagcagcagcagcagtggcgtGGGCAGTCCCAGTTGGGCTGGCCGCCTGCGAGGGGACGCGCAGCAGGTGGTGACGGCCCGCATCCTCTCCCCACCTGGGCCAGAGGAGGCCCAGAGGAAGCTGCGGATTCTGCAGCGCGAGTTGCAAAATGTGCAGGTGAACCAGAAAGTGGGCATGTTCGAGGCGCAAATCCAGGCACAGAGCTCTGCCATTCAAGCGCCCCGAAGTCCGCGTTTGGGTAGGGCTCGTTCGCCCTCCCCGTGTCCCTTCCGAAGTAGCAGCCAGCCCCCCGGAAGGGTCTTGGCTCCGTGCTCCCCAAGTGAGGAACGAAGAACAAAATCCTGGGGAGAACAATGTACAGAAACCCCAGATACCAACTCTGGAAGGAGAAGCAGACTCAGCACACACCCCTTGAAGGACAAGGAGGGAGTAGCCCCTCTTTTAGCCAGCCCGACCAGGTTAGGGACTCAGAGTCCATCTACTTCAATGAGAATGGAAAGAGGTACCCTGGCCAGTCCCCGCTGTGGCTCACCCACACCCATGGAAATTGACAAGAGGGTTGATCCCTCACTGGAGCGCTTTGGAACTAGCTTAACGTTGGCTACTAAAGTAGCAGCTTCAGCCGCAGCCGCTGGACCACACCCTGGACATGATCCTGCCCTTATGGAGACAGCCTGTGAGCTCGGGGGCATGCGCCCCTGGGAGGCCCAGATGGAGAGACGGGGGCAGTTTCTGGGCAGGGAGACCGGCTCAGCCCCAGAGCCTGTCCGGACCCACATGAGAGAACCCCCTGGAAGGGTGGGAAGAGGAATTCATTCTGTTGGTGGGCAGGGCTCCCGGACACCTGAAGTCAtcaaaaggccagaagagaaggCTGTGACTGCCCAAATCTCAGAGCCCTCCGAGGACCCGAGATGGTCTAGACTGCCTGGAGACCTGGGTTCCATAGGATCTGAGAAGGGAGGAAGTAGGATCTCAGGGATGCGAGGGCCCCAGCAGACCCTGGACAGTGAGAGAGAAGGCTCTCCAGCACTGGGCTTGCTTGGGGGCAGCCAGGCAGCACAGCCAGGGGGCAGGGGTGTGGAGGCAGGCGTTCATTATGGCAGAATGCTGGAACCTTTACCACCTGGGGAAGTAACAACAAAATTGAAAGAACCCCAATGCTTCCCCGGGGACAGGATGGGAATGCAGCCTGAGAGTTCCATAGTTTGGCCCAGTGCCATGGCGGAAGCTCCCCTGATCTGGACACGTGACACAGGGGTGCAGTCGAAGGGGACTTGGGGAAGCCAGCTGCGAGACGGAGATGCTCACCCTAGCTGCCAAGAGATGCCCCCAGACCAGAAGGACAAGGCCTCCTTAAAAGAGGGCTGCAGCCCCAGCAACATCCCGGCCATCCCTGCAGTCATCATTACAGATATGGGTGCTCAGGAGGATGGAGGGTTAGAGGAGATCCAAGGAAGCCCTCGGGGTCCCCTACCTCTGAGGAAGCTGTcgtcctcctcagcctcctccactGGCTTCTCCTCTTCTTATGATGACTCGGAGGAGGACATCTCCAGTGATCCTGAGCGCACGCTGGACCCCAATTCAGCCTTTTTGCATACCCTGGACCAGCAGAAGCCCAGAGTGGTGAGTGTTGCCGCACAGTTTTTACAATTGGAGCTTTCAGCAGACCTTGGATGCTCTGTGCATCCTCCTGGTTTTCTTACTTCTTGCTGAGCGGGAAAGACCCTGAGCAGGGCTCTGGTAAAGTCACAATATCTCTCTATAGGCGGGTTTAATGTGGGCACAGTCTACCAAGCACTCTGAAGACTTGGCAATGAGTTTAAATTGTTCTTACGGtatatgtctttaaaaatggGTCTGAAGGAACATAAGATTCGTGTATGTCAACCATAATAAACCTTCCTAATTTCCAAAGCTGGTAAGCAGAGATGCTCTGCGTTGCTTTGACTTGATGGAGTGAAACACTTCATTTCATGGTTTATTCAGGCTGACAAAGATATCTATTGGCTTAACTCAGTCTCTACTACTAAGCAGAAATGTGAGTGATACGATTCTGTGACAGGCCCCTGACCTCTGCAGATGTGGTTGTGTGGTTGATCTATGGTTTGAGCAACCATTGAGATTCACATGTAAGTTAGGCAGCAGTTGCTGTATCAGTGTCAGTCAACGTAACTAATATGCAGCCTGACGTGTGAGATAAATGGAAAAGTATCGCTTGAGCCAAGTAGATCCTTTCTTTTGTAGCTTTATTTGACTTGAGTTGTCTGAGTTAGGCATAAGGTGTCTCCTTAGGAGTATAAGTTGGGACAGGTCCATTTCTggtacatttttatatgtatgttcatttacatgtatgtacatgtttaccTGTATGTTCACTACACTAACTCTTGGTCTGACTGAGGCAGTGACAGATGTTCTTTCCTACTATGTGGTTAATCTCATTTTGGGACTGAGTTCAGTCTCTTTTACAAGGCAATTGTTGAGGCTAGCTCTTCTAAAACAGGATGGCCTTTCTCTTGCCTCTCCATGGAGGATGGGGAATTTCCTTACCTGGCATGCAAGAGGTTGTAGGGCTTCCTTGTGGGGAAAGACACATGATATTTTTAGTGGGTAGCCTTCTGGTTTCATCTTGAATGTGAGATTCCACCCATTTGTACCCCAATAactttctccatccttcctggGTGTATTACAATTCCACTCAACACACTTTAC encodes the following:
- the Itpkb gene encoding inositol-trisphosphate 3-kinase B, whose protein sequence is MAVYCYALNSLVIMNSTNELKSGGPRPSGSETPQPSGRAALSPGSVFSPGRGASFLFPPAESLSLSEPGSPGGWRSGRRRLNSSSGSGGGSSSSNSSSSSGVGSPSWAGRLRGDAQQVVTARILSPPGPEEAQRKLRILQRELQNVQVNQKVGMFEAQIQAQSSAIQAPRSPRLGRARSPSPCPFRSSSQPPGRVLAPCSPSEERRTKSWGEQCTETPDTNSGRRSRLSTHPLKDKEGVAPLLASPTRLGTQSPSTSMRMERGTLASPRCGSPTPMEIDKRVDPSLERFGTSLTLATKVAASAAAAGPHPGHDPALMETACELGGMRPWEAQMERRGQFLGRETGSAPEPVRTHMREPPGRVGRGIHSVGGQGSRTPEVIKRPEEKAVTAQISEPSEDPRWSRLPGDLGSIGSEKGGSRISGMRGPQQTLDSEREGSPALGLLGGSQAAQPGGRGVEAGVHYGRMLEPLPPGEVTTKLKEPQCFPGDRMGMQPESSIVWPSAMAEAPLIWTRDTGVQSKGTWGSQLRDGDAHPSCQEMPPDQKDKASLKEGCSPSNIPAIPAVIITDMGAQEDGGLEEIQGSPRGPLPLRKLSSSSASSTGFSSSYDDSEEDISSDPERTLDPNSAFLHTLDQQKPRVSKSWRKIKNMVQWSPFVMSFKKKYPWIQLAGHAGSFKAAANGRILKKHCESEQRCLDRLMADVLRPYVPAYHGDVVKDGERYNQMDDLLADFDSPCVMDCKMGVRTYLEEELTKARKKPSLRKDMYQKMVEVDPEAPTEEEKAQRAVTKPRYMQWRETISSTATLGFRIEGIKKEDGSVNRDFKKTKTREQVTEAFREFTKGNQNILIAYRDRLKAIRATLEVSPFFKCHEVIGSSLLFIHDKKEQAKVWMIDFGKTTPLPEGQTLQHDVPWQEGNREDGYLSGLDNLIDILTEMSQGSPLT